From a region of the Pseudanabaena sp. ABRG5-3 genome:
- a CDS encoding AAA family ATPase: protein MSKTQAPFHQLAEKLSSVVFGQSVLVNQLLIALLSGGHVILEGVPGTGKTLTVKVLAKLLQAEFRRIQLTPDILPSDILGTNIFDLNTRKFVLKKGPVFTQILLTDEINRTPPKTQSALLEAMEERQVTLDGESLPLSELFWTIATQNSLEFEGTYPLPEAQLDRFLFKLIVNYPDPASEKQMLLSSHEGGRTNRSNLSQLQPIATVEQCLQAQKEVRAINVHESVIDYLLALVERTRRHPDLSLGASPRAAVAWLLASKASAWLSEREFVTPDDIKIVAPPLLRHRLILRSEAQLDGVSIESVIQSLLKQVAVPR from the coding sequence ATGAGCAAAACTCAGGCTCCCTTCCATCAACTAGCAGAGAAACTCAGCAGTGTCGTCTTTGGACAATCGGTTTTAGTGAATCAGTTACTGATTGCCTTGCTATCTGGTGGTCATGTCATTCTCGAAGGTGTCCCCGGAACTGGTAAAACTCTTACAGTTAAAGTTCTAGCCAAACTTCTACAGGCGGAATTTCGGCGCATTCAGTTGACTCCAGATATTTTGCCGTCGGATATTCTGGGAACTAATATTTTTGACCTCAATACTCGTAAATTTGTTCTTAAGAAAGGGCCAGTTTTTACGCAGATTCTCTTAACGGATGAAATTAACCGCACTCCACCCAAGACTCAATCTGCGTTGCTAGAAGCAATGGAAGAACGTCAGGTAACACTAGATGGAGAGAGCCTCCCCCTATCTGAGCTATTCTGGACGATCGCTACGCAAAACTCCCTAGAATTTGAAGGAACCTATCCCTTACCCGAAGCGCAGTTGGATCGCTTCCTATTTAAGTTAATCGTCAACTATCCCGATCCCGCTTCTGAAAAGCAGATGTTGCTAAGCAGTCATGAAGGGGGACGCACCAATCGTAGCAATTTATCTCAATTACAGCCGATTGCCACAGTTGAGCAATGTCTACAGGCACAGAAAGAAGTTCGCGCTATCAATGTCCATGAATCGGTAATTGATTATCTATTAGCTCTAGTGGAACGAACAAGGCGACATCCTGATTTATCATTAGGAGCTTCACCAAGAGCGGCAGTTGCTTGGTTACTGGCTAGTAAGGCATCAGCTTGGCTATCGGAACGGGAGTTTGTGACCCCTGATGATATTAAGATCGTTGCACCACCACTATTACGTCACCGCTTAATTCTACGTTCTGAAGCGCAATTGGATGGAGTATCCATCGAATCTGTGATCCAATCTCTTCTCAAACAGGTGGCTGTACCACGATGA
- a CDS encoding DUF58 domain-containing protein, whose product MTPTSRTYLLLFLGGAIATIVSAIAGTDLRWQVSSLILFLWNLTLLFMVWLDSRQIEPVNAIRHPLPRLSIGRDNSITITVAGRIGDRVQIRDGFPSDFQVSHTQLEVVLEQETTQDLVYTVHPLVRGEYAWQDMQIRQIGRWGLAWRSWKTASQATVGVYPDLMSLRSLSIKLALQSTGSIESRRRLGIGTEFSELREYNAGDDLRLVDWKATAKRSKPMVRVLEPEHEQTLIILLDRGRLMTAKIQGMTRFDFGMNAALGLALAGIHRGDRVGIGVFDRKIHTWIPPERGQAQMAKFIERLTPIQPELLEPDYVNAVTTVVQQQIRRALVVVITDIVDAVASAELLLALARLRPRYLPFCVTLRDPEVDRLAHTATLISESTNQAIAASYSRAVALDLISQRELAFASLKQKGVLVLDAPANQVSEELVNRYLMLKLKNQL is encoded by the coding sequence ATGACCCCAACTAGCCGTACCTATTTGCTTTTGTTTTTGGGCGGTGCGATCGCCACAATTGTCTCAGCGATCGCGGGAACGGATCTGCGATGGCAGGTATCATCTCTCATTTTATTCTTGTGGAATCTGACACTTCTATTCATGGTTTGGTTGGATTCTCGCCAGATTGAGCCTGTCAATGCTATTCGGCATCCCCTTCCCCGCTTATCCATCGGACGTGACAATTCTATAACAATTACGGTTGCAGGTAGAATTGGGGACAGAGTGCAAATTCGAGACGGATTTCCCTCCGATTTCCAAGTAAGTCATACCCAGCTTGAAGTTGTACTAGAGCAAGAGACTACGCAAGATCTGGTTTATACAGTCCACCCCCTTGTGCGTGGAGAATATGCTTGGCAAGATATGCAGATTCGTCAGATTGGGCGTTGGGGACTAGCTTGGCGGTCTTGGAAAACTGCGTCTCAGGCAACTGTAGGTGTTTATCCTGATCTTATGTCCTTGAGATCGCTCTCGATCAAGTTGGCTTTACAATCTACGGGATCGATAGAGTCGCGCCGACGTTTAGGGATTGGGACTGAGTTTTCGGAACTGAGAGAATATAATGCGGGTGACGATCTGCGGCTAGTGGATTGGAAAGCGACTGCCAAACGGAGCAAACCGATGGTGCGGGTTCTTGAACCAGAACATGAGCAAACTTTGATTATTTTGCTAGATCGTGGTCGCTTAATGACTGCAAAGATTCAGGGCATGACCCGCTTTGATTTTGGGATGAATGCTGCCCTCGGACTAGCCCTAGCAGGCATTCATCGTGGCGATCGCGTGGGGATAGGCGTATTTGATCGCAAAATCCATACTTGGATTCCTCCTGAACGGGGGCAAGCCCAGATGGCAAAATTTATTGAACGCCTGACCCCGATTCAACCTGAGTTACTAGAACCTGATTATGTTAATGCGGTAACTACCGTTGTCCAGCAACAAATCCGTCGCGCCCTTGTGGTGGTAATTACCGATATCGTTGATGCTGTTGCTTCGGCAGAATTGTTATTAGCACTCGCCAGACTACGCCCCCGATATTTACCCTTCTGCGTAACCTTGCGTGATCCTGAAGTCGATCGCCTTGCCCATACGGCAACTCTCATTTCTGAAAGTACCAATCAAGCGATCGCTGCTTCCTATAGCCGAGCAGTAGCTTTAGATCTAATTTCTCAGCGCGAATTAGCCTTTGCTTCTCTCAAACAAAAAGGTGTATTGGTTCTAGATGCTCCTGCCAATCAAGTAAGTGAAGAATTAGTAAATCGCTATTTAATGTTGAAATTAAAAAATCAACTGTAA
- a CDS encoding stage II sporulation protein M, whose translation MDVQRWIARREIQWQELEALLKRLETKGLKSLKADEIALLASLYRSVSADLARAKTNQLGETIIQQLQTLTSRSYSQIYQGSRKQEWRAVLSFYLWGFPSVVYESRVYIAIATMLFMVGALIAWWFSWRDPSFLALVVPERLISLVRDRGELWMGSILGSEPLASSGIAINNMTVCFRTVAGGITGGLLTAYFLFFNGILLGAIGALVQQNGLAYPFWAFVFPHGALELPAIFLAGAAGLLIAKALLFPAPYRRIDAFKIYGNQAAQLMFGVVPLLLIAGAIEGFISPNPAIPAPFKYLGGTLLLCGLLAYFRNRPSSL comes from the coding sequence ATGGATGTACAACGTTGGATAGCAAGGCGCGAGATTCAATGGCAAGAGCTAGAAGCTCTACTAAAACGCTTAGAAACTAAAGGACTCAAATCCCTAAAAGCCGACGAGATTGCTTTACTGGCTAGTCTTTACCGATCAGTATCTGCTGATCTTGCACGGGCGAAGACTAACCAATTGGGAGAGACAATCATCCAGCAGTTACAAACTCTGACTTCCCGTAGTTACAGTCAGATTTATCAAGGATCGCGCAAACAGGAATGGCGTGCAGTTCTATCCTTTTATCTCTGGGGATTTCCTTCAGTAGTGTACGAGTCTAGAGTTTATATTGCGATCGCTACCATGCTATTTATGGTCGGTGCGCTGATTGCTTGGTGGTTTTCTTGGCGTGATCCATCGTTTTTAGCATTGGTTGTCCCAGAACGATTAATCTCCCTAGTTCGCGATCGTGGCGAATTGTGGATGGGATCGATTTTAGGTTCTGAACCCCTTGCATCCAGTGGCATTGCTATCAATAATATGACTGTTTGCTTCCGCACTGTGGCTGGTGGGATTACGGGTGGTTTGTTGACAGCTTATTTTTTATTTTTTAATGGGATTTTATTGGGAGCAATCGGGGCTTTAGTTCAGCAAAATGGATTGGCATATCCTTTCTGGGCGTTTGTCTTTCCCCACGGAGCGCTGGAGTTACCTGCAATTTTTTTAGCAGGAGCCGCAGGTTTATTAATTGCCAAAGCGCTACTATTCCCCGCCCCCTATCGCCGCATTGATGCTTTCAAAATCTATGGCAATCAGGCTGCTCAATTGATGTTTGGTGTTGTTCCTTTGTTGCTAATTGCAGGAGCGATCGAGGGATTTATCTCACCTAATCCTGCTATACCAGCACCATTCAAATATCTAGGAGGAACTCTACTTCTGTGTGGATTGCTCGCCTATTTTCGGAACCGTCCATCATCACTTTAA